One Methanoculleus sp. 7T genomic window carries:
- a CDS encoding serine protein kinase RIO, with the protein MGREEEHERFDREIEAMGVRIKDADALKVRSDVFDEVTLIALYKLVHKKLISVIGGPISTGKEANVFYGEHDGRGIAIKIYRIRTANFKAMTEYLAGDRRFANVRGSRKGIVFAWTKKEYSNLARAHDAGIPVPEPLAFDRNILLMEFLGCGEAPYPQLRNAEIEDYGAVYRQVLDYVERLYREARLIHADLSEYNILYHEKPYLIDMGQAVTLDHPRAPAFLIRDIRNLNRYFSRYCDVLDEKEIVEAITGTGRRGP; encoded by the coding sequence GTGGGCCGCGAAGAAGAGCATGAGCGGTTCGACCGCGAGATCGAGGCGATGGGCGTCAGGATAAAAGACGCTGATGCGCTGAAGGTACGGTCCGACGTCTTCGACGAGGTCACCCTCATCGCGCTCTACAAGTTGGTCCACAAGAAACTCATCTCAGTCATCGGCGGTCCGATCAGCACCGGGAAAGAAGCGAACGTCTTCTACGGCGAGCATGACGGGCGGGGGATCGCCATCAAGATCTACCGCATTCGGACCGCGAACTTCAAGGCGATGACCGAGTACCTCGCAGGGGACCGCCGGTTCGCAAACGTCCGGGGGTCGCGCAAGGGCATCGTCTTTGCTTGGACGAAGAAAGAGTACAGCAACCTCGCCCGAGCGCACGATGCGGGAATCCCGGTCCCCGAGCCCCTCGCGTTCGACCGGAACATCCTCCTGATGGAGTTCCTCGGGTGTGGGGAGGCGCCGTACCCCCAACTCCGCAATGCCGAGATCGAAGATTACGGGGCCGTATACCGGCAGGTCCTCGATTACGTGGAACGGCTCTACCGGGAGGCGCGCCTGATCCATGCCGACCTCTCCGAATACAATATCCTCTATCACGAGAAACCATACCTGATCGATATGGGCCAGGCGGTCACCCTGGATCATCCGCGGGCGCCCGCGTTTCTGATCCGGGACATACGGAACCTCAATAGGTATTTCTCCCGATACTGCGATGTTCTGGACGAGAAGGAGATCGTCGAAGCAATAACCGGCACCGGACGCCGGGGACCCTGA
- a CDS encoding tyrosine--tRNA ligase produces the protein MDPYELVTRNTVEVITDPELRALIDRPVKRVYTGYEPSGEIHLGHMVTVNKLMDLQKAGFEVTVLIADLHAFLNRKGTMEEIREIAEYNRRCFEGLGLTGAKYVLGSDVQLTPEYELNVLKLSQAITLNRARRSMDEVGRQMENPTVSQMVYPIMQMVDIVTLGVDAALGGIDQRKIHMLAREHLPSIGYPAPVCIHTPIISGLDGKKMSSSAGNVISVAESEEEIKQKMKKAFCPPEVENNPVLQILQHHVFPRTGTVTIRRPAKFGGDREFTAYEDLERAYAAGEIHPLDLKSAAADHLIDILTPVHDYVCSR, from the coding sequence ATGGATCCTTACGAACTGGTGACACGGAATACCGTAGAGGTTATCACTGATCCGGAACTGCGTGCGCTCATCGACCGCCCGGTCAAGCGGGTCTACACCGGCTACGAACCGAGCGGGGAGATCCACCTCGGCCACATGGTGACGGTGAACAAGTTGATGGACCTGCAGAAAGCAGGGTTTGAGGTGACCGTGCTCATAGCCGACCTCCACGCATTCCTGAACCGCAAAGGGACCATGGAGGAGATCCGGGAGATCGCCGAGTACAACCGGCGCTGCTTCGAGGGGCTCGGGCTTACCGGCGCAAAATACGTCCTCGGGTCGGACGTGCAGCTCACACCGGAGTATGAACTCAACGTCCTGAAACTCTCCCAGGCGATCACCCTCAACCGAGCGAGAAGGAGCATGGACGAGGTCGGCCGGCAGATGGAGAACCCCACGGTCTCCCAGATGGTCTATCCGATCATGCAGATGGTCGACATCGTCACCCTCGGCGTGGACGCCGCCCTCGGCGGTATCGACCAGCGAAAGATTCACATGCTCGCGCGGGAACACCTCCCCTCAATCGGGTATCCGGCGCCGGTCTGCATCCACACGCCGATCATCAGCGGCCTCGATGGGAAGAAGATGTCGTCGTCGGCAGGAAACGTCATATCGGTCGCCGAGTCGGAGGAGGAGATCAAGCAGAAGATGAAGAAGGCGTTCTGTCCGCCGGAGGTTGAGAACAACCCGGTGCTCCAGATCCTGCAGCACCACGTCTTCCCCAGGACCGGGACGGTCACCATCCGCCGGCCTGCAAAGTTCGGCGGGGACCGGGAGTTCACCGCCTACGAAGACCTCGAGCGGGCCTACGCCGCCGGCGAGATTCACCCCTTGGACCTGAAATCGGCGGCAGCCGACCACCTCATCGATATCCTCACCCCCGTACACGACTACGTCTGCAGTAGGTGA